The Castanea sativa cultivar Marrone di Chiusa Pesio chromosome 11, ASM4071231v1 genome contains a region encoding:
- the LOC142615949 gene encoding putative wall-associated receptor kinase-like 13: MHYVRPRPIVHLNVKSSNIFLDESWTAKVSDFGFSVSIAPGEDIFQSISIVGTIGYIDPEYLETLHVTEKCDVYGFGVVLLEVLTGHHPTETFLGHMNLVDYFVLSMEEKCILQIVDDVVLRQGSNEDIQAFAELALRCIKKKRDERPAMREVTLELRWIQHLIRSNQNNETGSAQTPLMILYPNPLITN; this comes from the coding sequence ATGCACTATGTTAGGCCAAGGCCAATAGTCCATTTAAATGTCAAAtcatcaaatatatttttggatgaGTCCTGGACTGCCAAAGtatcagattttggtttttcagTTTCAATTGCACCTGGAGAAGacatttttcaaagtatttccATTGTGGGAACCATTGGATACATAGACCCAGAATATCTAGAGACACTACATGTCACGGAAAAGTGTGATGTTTATGGCTTTGGGGTTGTATTGTTGGAAGTCTTAACAGGTCATCATCCCACAGAAACATTCCTAGGGCATATGAATTTGGTAGATTACTTTGTTTTGTCAATGGAAGAGAAATGCAtattacaaattgttgatgatgtggtgCTAAGGCAAGGAAGCAATGAAGATATTCAAGCATTCGCTGAGCTTGCATTGAGATGCatcaagaagaagagagatgagAGGCCGGCCATGAGAGAAGTAACGCTAGAGCTTAGGTGGATACAACATCTCATAAGGTCAAATCAAAATAATGAAACTGGTTCAGCTCAAACACCCTTAATGATACTATATCCTAATCCTCTTATAactaattag